From a region of the Helianthus annuus cultivar XRQ/B chromosome 5, HanXRQr2.0-SUNRISE, whole genome shotgun sequence genome:
- the LOC110938456 gene encoding OVARIAN TUMOR DOMAIN-containing deubiquitinating enzyme 7-like isoform X1: MRLKEDPCNGPATPIIIKADVDLSVKAHQTNAAVSKADAKSTKAESVRTVKAGSRCEDKRKIQQVLLQVDGDVDAAIEVIITGQGTGESLVENDGVAYSVDDNSHDIKIVEKEDLDLVSHYIMIHLN; encoded by the exons ACCAATTATAATAAAG GCCGATGTTGATCTTTCAGTGAAGGCCCATCAAACTAACGCTGCTGTTTCTAAGGCGGACGCCAAGTCTACTAAGGCAGAATCAGTTAGAACTGTGAAAGCTGGAAGCAGATGTGAAGATAAGCGGAAAATTCAACAG GTGTTATTACAAGTGGACGGAGATGTTGATGCTGCAATAGAGGTTATCATAACAGGTCAAGGAACTGGAGAATCATTGGTTGAAAACGATGGAGTTGCTTATTCAGTGGACGACAATTCTCATG ACATCAAAATAGTGGAAAAAGAGGACCTTGATCTTGTAAGTCATTATATAATGATTCATCTTAACTAA